From a region of the Thermomonas sp. HDW16 genome:
- a CDS encoding UDP-N-acetylmuramoyl-L-alanyl-D-glutamate--2,6-diaminopimelate ligase, with the protein MTRAMLLGELLPELEGLSADLAVTGLVQDSREIRPGDAFVAIAGFGAHGLNFVDAAREAGAAAILFEPPSPGELQAPEDAIPVVGLRARMGAMADAFHDQPSAAMATVGVTGTNGKTSTVQLLAQAWTLRGQKAGTIGTLGAGVWPKINPTGFTTPLVLRLHALLAELRDEGAQAVAMEVSSHALDQGRVDGVHFDVAVFTNLTRDHLDYHGDMASYGAAKKKLFDWPGLRAATVNLDDPFGRELFEAVGGRVRVIGFSSRGAAGAVVRAEEVQLDGSGIRFLLQAGNQAHPVRSSLLGRFNVDNLLGVAATLFAMGMAPALVAETLSQLVPVDGRMNRLGGEGGLPLVVVDYAHTPDALEQALSSLRAHTAGKLVCVFGCGGDRDRGKRPQMAAIAERGADVAIVTDDNPRTEDGDRIVADIMAGFADAARAIVLRDRATAIVEAIGLAGADDVVLIAGKGHEPYQEINGIKHPFDDTATARDILRRRA; encoded by the coding sequence ATGACCCGCGCCATGTTGCTCGGCGAACTGCTGCCGGAACTGGAAGGTCTGTCCGCTGACCTCGCGGTCACCGGCCTGGTGCAGGACAGCCGCGAGATCAGGCCGGGCGATGCGTTTGTCGCCATCGCCGGCTTCGGCGCGCATGGCCTGAATTTCGTCGATGCGGCGCGCGAAGCCGGTGCCGCCGCGATCCTGTTCGAGCCGCCGTCCCCAGGCGAGTTGCAGGCGCCGGAGGATGCGATCCCGGTGGTCGGCCTGCGTGCGCGGATGGGCGCGATGGCCGATGCTTTCCATGACCAGCCCAGCGCGGCGATGGCCACGGTCGGCGTGACCGGCACCAACGGCAAGACCTCGACCGTGCAGCTGTTGGCGCAGGCGTGGACGCTGCGTGGGCAGAAGGCCGGCACCATCGGCACGCTGGGTGCCGGCGTGTGGCCGAAAATCAATCCGACCGGCTTCACCACGCCGCTGGTGTTGCGCCTGCATGCGCTGCTGGCCGAACTGCGCGACGAAGGTGCACAGGCGGTAGCGATGGAAGTGTCCTCGCACGCGCTGGACCAGGGGCGCGTGGACGGCGTGCATTTCGATGTCGCGGTGTTCACCAACCTCACCCGTGATCATCTGGATTACCACGGCGACATGGCCAGCTACGGCGCGGCCAAGAAGAAACTGTTCGACTGGCCCGGCCTGCGCGCGGCCACGGTCAACCTGGACGATCCGTTCGGCCGCGAGCTGTTCGAGGCGGTCGGCGGCAGGGTGCGGGTGATCGGGTTCTCCTCGCGCGGCGCGGCCGGTGCGGTCGTGCGTGCCGAAGAAGTGCAGCTCGACGGCAGCGGCATCCGCTTCCTGCTGCAGGCCGGCAACCAGGCGCATCCGGTGCGTTCGTCGCTGCTGGGCCGCTTCAATGTCGACAACTTGCTCGGCGTCGCCGCGACGTTGTTCGCGATGGGCATGGCGCCGGCCCTGGTCGCGGAAACGCTGTCGCAGCTGGTGCCGGTCGACGGTCGCATGAATCGCTTGGGTGGCGAGGGCGGACTGCCGCTGGTCGTGGTCGATTACGCACACACCCCGGACGCGCTGGAACAGGCACTGTCCTCGCTGCGCGCGCATACCGCCGGCAAGCTGGTCTGCGTCTTCGGTTGCGGCGGTGATCGTGATCGCGGCAAGCGCCCGCAGATGGCGGCAATCGCCGAACGCGGCGCGGACGTCGCCATCGTCACCGACGACAATCCGCGTACCGAGGATGGCGACCGGATCGTCGCCGACATCATGGCCGGCTTCGCCGATGCGGCGCGCGCCATCGTGCTGCGCGACCGGGCCACCGCCATCGTCGAGGCGATCGGCTTGGCCGGTGCGGACGACGTGGTGCTGATCGCCGGCAAGGGCCACGAGCCCTACCAGGAAATCAACGGCATCAAGCATCCGTTCGACGACACCGCGACCGCGCGCGACATTCTGCGGAGGCGCGCATGA
- the ribB gene encoding 3,4-dihydroxy-2-butanone-4-phosphate synthase translates to MSFASIPELLEEIRAGRMVVVVDDEDRENEGDLIMAAELVRPADINFMITHARGLVCLSLTRERCAQLGLAPMVQANTAQFQTNFTVSIEAAEGVTTGISAYDRAHTIRTAVRPDAKPSDLSQPGHIFPLTAQAGGVLTRAGHTEAASDLPLLAGLEPAGVLVEIMNADGSMARRPQLEEFAREHGLKMGSIADLIAHRLATEHTVERIDEREIDTEFGAFRLLTYRDRIAHELHFALVRGTPDSDTPTLVRVQVENPLSDLLHWRRDDFGVAATDALRAIAAEDRGVMVVLSEPRNAEALLARLRKQPIASANSKDVGQWRRNGAGAQILADLGLGKLRVLGTPRRQVGLAGYGLEVVEYVPQPCP, encoded by the coding sequence ATGAGTTTCGCAAGCATTCCGGAATTGCTGGAAGAAATCCGCGCCGGCCGCATGGTCGTGGTGGTGGACGACGAAGACCGCGAGAACGAAGGCGACCTGATCATGGCCGCCGAGCTGGTGCGTCCGGCCGACATCAATTTCATGATCACGCATGCGCGCGGCCTGGTCTGCCTGTCGCTGACCCGCGAGCGCTGCGCGCAGCTTGGCCTGGCGCCGATGGTGCAGGCCAATACCGCGCAGTTCCAGACCAACTTCACGGTGAGCATCGAGGCCGCCGAAGGCGTGACCACCGGCATCAGCGCCTACGACCGTGCTCACACCATCCGCACCGCGGTGCGGCCGGATGCGAAGCCCTCCGATCTTAGCCAGCCCGGCCACATCTTCCCGCTGACCGCGCAAGCGGGCGGGGTGCTGACCCGCGCCGGGCATACCGAAGCCGCCAGCGACCTGCCGCTGCTGGCCGGGCTGGAGCCGGCCGGCGTGCTGGTGGAAATCATGAACGCCGATGGCAGCATGGCCCGCCGCCCGCAGCTGGAGGAATTCGCCCGCGAGCACGGGCTGAAGATGGGCTCTATCGCCGACCTGATCGCCCATCGGCTGGCCACCGAGCACACCGTCGAGCGCATCGACGAGCGCGAGATCGATACGGAATTCGGTGCGTTCCGCTTGCTGACCTACCGCGATCGCATCGCCCACGAACTGCATTTCGCGCTGGTGCGCGGCACCCCGGATAGCGACACGCCGACCTTGGTGCGGGTGCAGGTGGAGAACCCGCTGAGCGACCTGCTGCACTGGCGTCGCGACGATTTCGGCGTGGCCGCCACCGATGCGCTGCGCGCGATCGCCGCCGAGGATCGCGGGGTGATGGTGGTGCTGTCCGAGCCGCGCAACGCCGAGGCCCTGCTGGCGCGCCTGCGCAAGCAACCCATCGCCAGTGCCAACAGCAAGGATGTCGGCCAGTGGCGGCGCAACGGCGCGGGCGCACAGATCCTGGCCGATCTGGGCTTGGGCAAGCTGCGGGTGTTGGGCACCCCGCGTCGGCAGGTCGGTTTGGCCGGCTATGGCTTGGAGGTCGTGGAGTACGTGCCGCAGCCTTGCCCCTGA
- the mraZ gene encoding division/cell wall cluster transcriptional repressor MraZ — translation MFQGETAITIDDKGRLAIPTAYRDLVARDCGNQLVITYNPFEAGCLYLYPLPVWEKVRDQVNALPRTKKNSRLLQLKLVGAAAFAEPDGSARISIPASQRSAVGIEKKAVLLGMGDKFELWSEQAHHAQIRQTLGDADLGDDLQDLVL, via the coding sequence ATGTTCCAGGGCGAAACCGCCATCACCATCGACGACAAGGGCCGTTTGGCGATTCCCACCGCCTACCGGGATCTTGTCGCGCGCGATTGCGGCAACCAGCTGGTGATCACCTACAACCCGTTCGAAGCGGGCTGCCTCTACCTGTACCCGCTGCCGGTCTGGGAAAAGGTCCGCGACCAGGTCAATGCCCTGCCGCGAACCAAGAAGAACAGCCGGCTGCTGCAGCTGAAGCTGGTCGGTGCGGCGGCGTTCGCGGAGCCCGACGGCAGCGCGCGCATCTCGATTCCGGCCAGCCAGCGCAGTGCGGTCGGCATCGAGAAGAAGGCCGTGCTGCTGGGCATGGGCGACAAATTCGAGTTGTGGAGCGAACAGGCGCACCACGCGCAGATCCGGCAAACGCTGGGCGATGCCGACCTGGGCGACGACTTGCAGGATCTGGTGTTGTGA
- a CDS encoding NRDE family protein → MCVVAFAQGIHPRWRLVLAGNRDEFHGRPTAPLERWPDSGVIAGRDLQSGGTWVGLGTRGRVAVVTNVRDGYAQPHAGPSRGALPTAFLAGSMDAAGTTDDLLASADAYAPFNLMLADAAGSWHLGNHPRQREPLAAGVHGISNGRLDAPWPKTRHLTTALQAWVEADSDDLQALWDALADEHGAADAELPDTGVGIELERRLSPAFIRGETYGTRASTIIAVDHDGRGFIHERRFGPNGVFAGETVVRNGE, encoded by the coding sequence ATGTGTGTCGTCGCATTCGCTCAAGGCATCCACCCGCGTTGGCGGCTCGTCCTGGCCGGCAACCGCGACGAATTCCACGGCCGACCAACCGCGCCCCTGGAACGTTGGCCGGACAGCGGGGTAATCGCCGGCCGTGACCTGCAATCCGGCGGCACTTGGGTCGGCCTGGGCACCCGGGGCCGGGTCGCAGTGGTGACCAATGTCCGCGACGGTTACGCGCAGCCGCATGCCGGCCCCTCGCGCGGTGCGCTACCCACCGCCTTTCTTGCAGGCTCAATGGATGCCGCCGGCACCACGGACGATCTGCTGGCGAGTGCCGACGCCTACGCCCCGTTCAACCTGATGTTGGCCGATGCTGCAGGCTCCTGGCATCTGGGCAACCATCCACGGCAGCGCGAACCGCTGGCGGCCGGCGTGCACGGCATTTCCAATGGCCGGCTGGACGCACCCTGGCCGAAGACCCGGCACCTGACCACTGCTCTGCAGGCATGGGTGGAAGCCGATAGCGACGACCTCCAGGCCTTGTGGGACGCACTGGCCGACGAACACGGCGCAGCCGATGCGGAACTGCCGGATACCGGCGTGGGCATCGAGCTGGAACGCCGGCTGTCGCCCGCCTTCATCCGTGGCGAAACCTACGGCACCCGTGCCAGCACGATCATCGCGGTGGATCACGATGGCCGCGGTTTCATCCATGAACGTCGCTTCGGCCCGAATGGCGTGTTCGCGGGCGAAACCGTGGTTCGCAACGGCGAATGA
- the thiL gene encoding thiamine-phosphate kinase, with protein sequence MGEFDLIARIRDRAATRADVILGIGDDAALLQPPAGMQLVVAMDTLNAGVHFPTETAPADIGWKALAVNLSDLAAMGALPAWCTLSLSLPDANTTFVDGFLDGFLALAQQHDVALVGGDTTRGPLSVCVTVHGFVESGTALRRDGAQIGDDVWASGTLGDAAAALAQWKSGGDVDAALRARLNRPTPRVALGHALRGIATACIDVSDGLLADLGHVCNASGVGVQVDVDALPASEALRIAFDGEARRVPQATGGDDYELCLIAPSNMRATVQQVAASVDARVTRIGRVVDRQGVQAHTADGVAWSAPMGWRHFD encoded by the coding sequence ATGGGCGAATTCGACCTGATCGCCCGTATCCGCGACCGCGCTGCAACGCGCGCGGACGTGATCCTCGGCATCGGCGACGATGCCGCGCTGCTGCAACCGCCCGCCGGCATGCAACTGGTGGTGGCGATGGACACGCTCAATGCTGGCGTGCATTTCCCGACCGAAACCGCACCCGCCGATATCGGCTGGAAGGCATTGGCGGTGAACCTGTCAGACCTTGCCGCGATGGGCGCGCTACCGGCGTGGTGCACCTTGTCGCTCTCGCTGCCCGACGCAAATACCACATTCGTCGATGGTTTCCTCGATGGCTTCCTGGCATTGGCACAACAGCACGATGTTGCACTGGTTGGTGGCGATACCACACGCGGGCCGCTATCGGTCTGCGTGACGGTGCATGGTTTCGTCGAATCCGGTACCGCACTGCGTCGCGATGGTGCGCAGATAGGCGACGACGTCTGGGCCAGCGGCACGCTGGGCGATGCGGCGGCTGCGCTGGCACAATGGAAGTCGGGTGGCGATGTCGATGCTGCTCTGCGCGCACGGTTGAATCGGCCAACGCCACGTGTGGCGCTGGGTCACGCGTTGCGTGGCATCGCGACCGCCTGCATCGATGTGTCCGATGGGCTGCTCGCCGACCTCGGTCATGTCTGCAACGCGAGTGGCGTTGGTGTGCAGGTCGATGTCGATGCGTTGCCGGCATCGGAAGCCTTGCGTATTGCGTTCGATGGTGAGGCGCGTCGTGTGCCGCAGGCTACCGGTGGCGACGATTACGAACTTTGCTTGATCGCGCCGAGCAATATGCGCGCGACAGTGCAACAGGTCGCCGCCTCAGTCGATGCGCGCGTTACGCGGATAGGCCGTGTCGTGGATAGACAAGGCGTACAAGCGCATACCGCCGATGGCGTCGCGTGGTCGGCCCCGATGGGCTGGCGGCATTTCGACTGA
- a CDS encoding YraN family protein: protein MARAEQSLDRRARGDAVETAALGFLQRHGLRLLARNAQARGGELDLVMLDGDSLVFVEVRYRAGTGFGGGAASVDAGKRRKLVRAAQTFLLRHPQHAESPCRFDVIDARGDPAKPRIEWLKDAFRADD from the coding sequence ATGGCGCGCGCTGAACAATCGCTGGATCGCCGTGCCCGCGGCGATGCGGTGGAAACCGCAGCGCTTGGATTCCTGCAACGACATGGCCTGCGCCTGCTCGCACGCAACGCGCAGGCACGTGGCGGTGAACTCGACCTGGTGATGCTCGACGGCGATTCGCTGGTATTCGTCGAGGTGCGTTACCGCGCCGGCACTGGATTCGGTGGCGGTGCGGCCTCGGTCGATGCCGGCAAGCGCCGCAAACTGGTGCGCGCCGCACAGACCTTTCTGCTGCGCCACCCGCAACATGCCGAGTCGCCCTGCCGCTTCGACGTGATCGATGCCCGCGGCGATCCGGCCAAGCCGCGCATCGAATGGCTCAAGGATGCGTTCCGCGCCGACGACTGA
- a CDS encoding riboflavin synthase: MFTGLIAGVGRLAAREMRGGDARFTIEVGTLPFDGVQLGESISVNGCCLTVVEFDAASFAIDASNETLALTTLGSLQIGAPLNLERAMLPTDRLGGHLVSGHVDGLAIAAKRWDDARAVRWRFEAPMALLRYIAHKGSICVDGVSLTVNEVDGTGFEVALIPHTVEHTAFHALREGDAVNIEVDLLARYVERLLATKDKA, from the coding sequence ATGTTCACGGGATTGATCGCCGGCGTAGGCCGGCTGGCCGCGCGCGAAATGCGTGGCGGCGATGCGCGCTTCACCATCGAGGTCGGCACGCTGCCGTTCGATGGCGTGCAACTCGGCGAGAGCATTTCCGTCAACGGTTGCTGCCTGACCGTGGTCGAGTTCGATGCCGCAAGCTTCGCCATCGATGCCTCCAATGAAACCCTGGCGTTGACCACGTTGGGCTCGTTGCAAATCGGTGCGCCGCTGAACCTCGAACGCGCGATGCTGCCGACTGATCGCTTGGGCGGGCATTTGGTCAGCGGCCATGTCGACGGCCTGGCCATCGCCGCGAAACGCTGGGACGATGCGCGCGCGGTGCGTTGGCGCTTCGAGGCACCGATGGCGCTGCTGCGTTACATCGCGCACAAGGGCTCGATCTGCGTGGACGGCGTCAGCCTCACGGTGAACGAAGTCGACGGCACCGGCTTCGAAGTCGCGTTGATCCCGCATACCGTCGAACACACCGCCTTCCACGCACTGCGTGAAGGCGACGCGGTCAATATCGAGGTCGACCTGCTGGCGCGTTACGTGGAGCGCCTGCTGGCGACGAAGGACAAGGCATGA
- the rsmI gene encoding 16S rRNA (cytidine(1402)-2'-O)-methyltransferase, whose protein sequence is MQRSGGSISGKLFVVATPIGNLGDLSPRSLDTLKTVAAICAEDTRHTRQLLAHFGVEKPLVALHEHNEGDAAAPLVARLLAGESLALVSDAGTPLVSDPGFRLVRAAREAGIVVSPVPGASALIAALSVAGLPSDRFIFEGFLPAKSKARRERLVQLASEPRTLIFYESSHRIEEALDDAVAAFGAERRAVIARELTKLFETVLDGSLAELAQRVRADPNQRKGEFVLLVQGAGEDADAKVVEGRRLYAKLSEHLPPSTAAKLAAELSGAPRKALYGSD, encoded by the coding sequence ATGCAGCGTTCAGGCGGTTCCATATCAGGCAAGTTGTTCGTGGTGGCCACGCCGATCGGCAACTTGGGCGATCTGAGCCCGCGTTCGCTGGACACGTTGAAGACGGTAGCGGCGATCTGCGCGGAGGACACCCGCCACACCCGCCAGCTGCTGGCGCATTTCGGGGTGGAGAAGCCGCTGGTGGCGTTGCACGAGCACAACGAGGGCGATGCCGCCGCGCCGCTGGTCGCCCGCTTGCTTGCCGGCGAGTCGCTGGCCCTGGTCTCCGATGCGGGCACCCCGCTGGTCAGCGATCCAGGCTTCCGCCTGGTGCGCGCGGCGCGCGAAGCCGGCATCGTGGTCAGCCCGGTGCCGGGCGCGAGCGCGCTGATCGCGGCATTGAGCGTGGCCGGGCTGCCTAGCGACAGATTCATTTTCGAAGGCTTCCTGCCGGCGAAATCCAAGGCGCGACGCGAACGACTGGTGCAACTCGCCAGTGAGCCGCGCACGCTGATTTTCTATGAATCCTCGCATCGGATCGAAGAGGCGCTGGACGATGCCGTGGCCGCATTCGGCGCGGAACGTCGCGCGGTGATCGCGCGCGAGCTGACCAAGCTGTTCGAAACCGTGTTGGACGGCAGCTTGGCCGAACTCGCGCAGCGCGTGCGCGCCGATCCCAACCAGCGCAAGGGCGAATTCGTGCTGCTGGTGCAGGGTGCCGGCGAGGACGCGGACGCGAAGGTGGTCGAAGGGCGCCGCCTGTATGCGAAGCTGAGCGAACACCTGCCGCCGTCCACTGCCGCCAAACTGGCCGCGGAACTGTCCGGCGCACCACGCAAGGCCTTGTACGGCAGCGATTGA
- the nusB gene encoding transcription antitermination factor NusB produces the protein MNSRRRPDGIDPVARSRSRRRALQAIYAWQISGANERDLIAQFAHEQAHEIADLEYFEDLVRGVLRHIGEVDAALADHLDRTVDEVDAIERAALRIAAYELTHRPDVPYRVVINEAIDSTKRFGSEHGHTYVNGVLDKAAAALRSTEAQARSR, from the coding sequence ATGAACAGCCGCCGCCGTCCCGATGGCATCGATCCCGTGGCCCGCTCGCGCTCGCGTCGGCGCGCGCTGCAGGCGATCTATGCCTGGCAGATCAGTGGCGCCAACGAGCGCGACCTGATCGCACAGTTCGCGCATGAGCAGGCGCACGAAATCGCCGACCTCGAGTATTTCGAAGACCTGGTGCGTGGTGTGTTGCGTCACATCGGCGAAGTCGATGCCGCGCTCGCTGACCACCTCGATCGCACCGTGGACGAAGTGGATGCGATCGAGCGCGCTGCGCTGCGCATCGCCGCTTACGAACTCACCCATCGTCCGGACGTGCCGTACCGGGTGGTGATCAACGAAGCGATCGACTCGACCAAGCGCTTCGGTTCCGAACACGGCCACACCTACGTCAACGGCGTGCTCGACAAGGCCGCGGCTGCGCTGCGCAGCACCGAGGCGCAGGCGCGCAGCCGCTGA
- the ribH gene encoding 6,7-dimethyl-8-ribityllumazine synthase: protein MPHYEGDLRTHQGARFAIIASRWNPRITDALVTAARDTFVGNGVDEAAIDVIRVPGAWELPVAARELALAGRHAAIVALGCVVRGDTRHYEQVADGASDGLMRVALDTGVPVMNGVLAVERFEDAAARAGGSHGNKGEEAALVAIEMADLRRKLQEQVK, encoded by the coding sequence ATGCCGCATTACGAAGGCGATCTGCGCACCCATCAGGGCGCGCGCTTCGCGATCATCGCCAGCCGCTGGAACCCGCGCATCACCGATGCGCTGGTCACCGCCGCGCGCGACACCTTCGTCGGCAACGGCGTGGACGAAGCCGCCATCGACGTGATCCGCGTGCCCGGTGCCTGGGAATTGCCGGTGGCTGCGCGTGAACTCGCGCTGGCTGGCCGGCATGCGGCCATCGTCGCGCTGGGCTGCGTGGTGCGCGGCGATACCCGCCACTACGAACAGGTCGCCGATGGCGCGTCTGACGGCCTGATGCGCGTGGCGCTGGACACCGGCGTGCCGGTGATGAACGGCGTGCTGGCGGTGGAACGATTCGAGGATGCCGCCGCGCGTGCGGGCGGTAGCCACGGCAACAAGGGCGAGGAGGCCGCACTGGTCGCCATCGAAATGGCCGACCTGCGCCGCAAGCTCCAGGAGCAAGTGAAATGA
- the ftsL gene encoding cell division protein FtsL yields MNRYVILAVLVIANVATALLVVRDRHEHRLAFIALNKLDKIRDELNIEFGRLQLEQATWAESNRVDQVARTRLGMVFPRTEDIVVLRR; encoded by the coding sequence ATGAACCGCTACGTCATCCTCGCCGTGCTGGTGATCGCCAACGTGGCGACGGCGCTGCTGGTGGTGCGTGATCGCCACGAGCACCGCCTGGCCTTCATCGCGCTCAACAAGCTGGACAAGATCCGCGACGAACTCAACATCGAATTCGGCCGCCTGCAGCTGGAACAGGCGACCTGGGCGGAGAGCAACCGCGTCGACCAGGTCGCGCGCACCCGCCTTGGCATGGTGTTCCCGCGTACCGAAGACATCGTGGTGTTGCGCCGATGA
- a CDS encoding penicillin-binding protein activator codes for MARKHPIGRSVQALSCALFLFVLGGCASVEVQKPAATTARNQVIVEAQALAQAHAGLSGQARTDNAVRIEALLAQLDDATLSREAGALPVGDPLYNFAGRALANRGLPLPRPFDRGDWNFDAAGRPPADRDGYRPPMKVAVLLPLSGSQAAVAAAVRDGFLTGYYGETRRKPDVRFYDTAGGANAAYGRAVADGNDFVAGPLAREEVDAVFADDTPQVPLLALNRGNRTPPAGSASFSLSPEDEGISIAQYLVERGAKRVLIVNGGEDAQRRSASAAKAQLERRGVQVAGSVGTGADLAPLAQGVDAVLLAMKGPQARALMPQLAMAGITATTRVATSQITSGTGKASEDAALDGIVYPTETWGTRNVPGLPSQASAAARLDTAKGPAARLFAFGYDAWLVTAYLERLALSANADIAGATGRLSLDGFGNVLRQPSWSRYSGGVPVPLGDGAR; via the coding sequence GTGGCCCGCAAACATCCGATTGGTCGATCTGTCCAGGCCCTGTCCTGCGCCCTGTTCCTGTTCGTCTTGGGCGGTTGCGCCAGCGTGGAGGTGCAAAAACCGGCGGCAACCACCGCACGCAACCAGGTCATTGTCGAAGCGCAGGCCTTGGCGCAGGCGCATGCAGGCTTGTCCGGGCAGGCGCGCACCGACAATGCCGTGCGGATCGAAGCACTGCTGGCGCAACTGGACGATGCCACGCTGTCCCGCGAAGCCGGCGCATTGCCGGTCGGCGATCCGCTGTACAACTTCGCCGGACGCGCGCTGGCCAACCGTGGTCTGCCGCTGCCGCGCCCATTCGATCGTGGCGACTGGAATTTCGATGCTGCCGGCCGACCGCCGGCGGATCGCGACGGCTATCGCCCGCCGATGAAAGTCGCGGTGCTCCTGCCCTTGAGTGGAAGCCAGGCTGCCGTCGCGGCCGCCGTGCGCGACGGCTTCCTCACTGGCTATTACGGCGAAACCCGGCGCAAGCCCGACGTGCGTTTCTACGATACCGCTGGCGGTGCGAATGCGGCCTACGGGCGTGCGGTCGCCGACGGCAACGACTTCGTGGCCGGACCGCTGGCGCGCGAAGAAGTGGATGCCGTGTTCGCCGACGACACGCCGCAAGTGCCGCTGCTCGCACTCAATCGCGGCAACCGCACGCCACCGGCCGGCAGCGCGAGCTTCTCGCTGTCGCCGGAGGACGAGGGCATCAGCATCGCCCAATACCTGGTCGAACGCGGCGCCAAGCGCGTGTTGATCGTCAATGGCGGCGAAGACGCACAACGCCGCAGCGCCAGCGCCGCCAAGGCACAGCTGGAACGTCGTGGCGTGCAGGTGGCAGGCAGCGTGGGCACCGGGGCGGATCTGGCTCCACTCGCGCAAGGCGTGGATGCGGTGCTGCTGGCGATGAAGGGCCCACAAGCTCGGGCGCTGATGCCGCAACTGGCGATGGCCGGGATCACCGCGACAACGCGCGTGGCCACCTCGCAGATCACCTCCGGCACCGGCAAGGCAAGCGAAGACGCGGCGTTGGACGGCATCGTCTATCCCACCGAAACCTGGGGCACGCGTAACGTTCCGGGCCTACCCTCGCAGGCCAGCGCAGCGGCGCGGCTGGATACGGCCAAGGGGCCGGCGGCGCGCCTGTTCGCGTTCGGCTACGACGCATGGCTGGTCACCGCCTACTTGGAGCGGCTCGCGCTTTCGGCCAATGCGGACATCGCCGGCGCCACCGGTCGGCTCAGCCTGGACGGCTTCGGCAATGTGCTGCGGCAACCAAGCTGGTCGCGCTATTCCGGCGGCGTTCCCGTGCCGCTGGGCGATGGCGCGCGCTGA
- a CDS encoding N(4)-(beta-N-acetylglucosaminyl)-L-asparaginase: MTGKLSRRGFMQVGAGLAASSLLPAAAAQTPAVHTGAVKPVVIASGNGQQYRNGGKLTCVETAFEQIAAGKDVLDAVIAGVNIVELDPEDTSVGYGGLPNADGVVQLDSCCMHGPLRRAGGVAALEGVRTPSKVARAVMNETDHHLLVGAGAQTFARQLGFEIEDDLNTETSRKLWLEWMRRVDPKHFLDPASRAQAGFRAGQSMVRDGLIDPEHFYGTINCSGINAKADICGVTTTSGLAWKIPGRVGDSPILGAGLYVDNSVGAAGSTGRGEANLYNLTSYLIVENLRRGLHPKDAAMEGLKRIQSNTVEKRLLNSRGLPNFGISFYVLDKQGRHAGVAMYPGGKYAVCDANGGRQVAMDALLEGSPEG; this comes from the coding sequence ATGACGGGCAAACTTTCGCGACGGGGGTTCATGCAGGTCGGCGCGGGGTTGGCGGCCTCCAGCCTGTTGCCCGCCGCAGCGGCACAAACGCCGGCGGTGCATACAGGCGCGGTGAAACCGGTGGTGATCGCCTCCGGCAACGGCCAGCAGTACCGCAATGGCGGCAAGCTCACGTGCGTGGAAACCGCGTTCGAACAGATCGCCGCCGGCAAGGACGTGCTGGATGCGGTGATCGCCGGCGTCAACATCGTCGAGCTCGATCCCGAAGACACCAGCGTCGGTTATGGCGGCTTGCCGAACGCGGATGGCGTGGTGCAACTGGATTCCTGCTGCATGCATGGCCCGTTGCGGCGCGCCGGTGGCGTGGCCGCGCTGGAAGGCGTGCGCACGCCGTCGAAGGTGGCGCGTGCGGTGATGAACGAAACCGACCATCACCTGCTGGTCGGTGCCGGCGCGCAGACCTTCGCGCGGCAGCTGGGATTCGAGATCGAGGACGACCTCAATACCGAGACCTCGCGCAAGCTGTGGCTGGAATGGATGCGCCGGGTCGATCCCAAGCATTTCCTGGATCCGGCATCGCGCGCGCAGGCCGGGTTCCGCGCCGGGCAGTCGATGGTGCGCGACGGCCTGATCGATCCCGAACATTTCTACGGCACGATCAACTGCTCCGGCATCAATGCGAAGGCCGACATCTGTGGCGTCACCACCACCAGCGGGCTGGCGTGGAAGATTCCGGGCCGCGTCGGTGATTCGCCGATCCTCGGCGCTGGTCTCTATGTGGACAACAGCGTGGGTGCGGCGGGCAGCACCGGGCGTGGCGAGGCGAACCTGTACAACCTCACCTCGTACCTGATCGTGGAGAACCTGCGCCGTGGCCTGCATCCGAAGGATGCGGCGATGGAGGGCCTCAAGCGCATCCAGTCGAACACGGTGGAGAAGCGCCTGCTGAACTCGCGTGGTCTGCCGAACTTCGGCATCAGCTTCTATGTGCTGGACAAGCAGGGCCGGCATGCCGGTGTGGCGATGTACCCGGGCGGCAAGTACGCCGTCTGCGATGCCAATGGCGGGCGGCAGGTGGCGATGGACGCTTTGCTGGAAGGGTCGCCCGAAGGTTGA